The Flavobacterium lindanitolerans genome contains the following window.
TGAATTGATATACAACATCTGTCAGTTTTCCACCTACGTCAATTTTGTCAATCAACTGGAATGAGTTTTCTGACTGGTTAGCTACGCCTAATACATAACCATCTCTAACTCTTTTTGCTTTTTCACCCGCATCAAGAACTTTTAGGACAAATTGTCCGTCTTTGTTGACAAACCACGTAATTGGTGAGCTAAATGCAGGACATCCCATTTTGGTCAATGCCATTTCTCCCTTGTTGTTGTTTGAAATGAATTTCCACGTACTTCCTACAAAACATTGCGAATCGGCAAGCTGAAAGGAATTTACTTTAATGTATTCAGAACCGGGATAACTAACAGAACTGATAACCCAGTTTCCTTTAATTGCAACCTGTGAAGACCTATCCGTCTTTGTGTTAGTTATTGATGAAGTTTTACACGATGCAAATAGTAATGCAAAAACTCCAAATAAGATTAATTTTTTCATAGATTGGTATTTTTAAAGTTTATTTACACTACAAATATACAATGGATTGATTTTGAAATGTTAAAATTTCAATTTTATTATCTTAAAATTAACAATTCAGCCAATTTGTCATTTTAATAATATTTGGTATTCTATTTGAAAATAATAATACCGAAAATAATTAACAATATTAATATCAATAGTTTATGACAACAGGAAAAATTAATGTTTCGGTAGAAAACATTTTCCCGCTTATCAAAAAGTTCTTATACAGCGACCATGAAATTTTCTTACGTGAGTTGGTTTCCAATGCTACAGACGCTACTTTAAAACTAAAGCATCTTGCTAATATTGGCGAGGCAAAAGTAGAATATGGAAATCCGATTATCGAGGTAAAGGTTGACAAGGATGGCAAGAAAATCCATATTATTGACCAGGGCTTGGGTATGACGGCAGAAGAAGTAGAAAAGTACATCAACCAGGTGGCTTTCTCCGGGGCGGAGGAATTTCTTGAAAAATATAAAGATTCTGCCAAAGATTCAGGAATTATTGGACATTTTGGTCTTGGTTTCTATTCTGCATTTATGGTAGCAGAAAAAGTTGAAATCATTACTAAATCCTATAAAGACGAACCGGCTGCTCATTGGACGTGTGACGGAAGTCCTGAATTTACATTGGAACCATCCGACAAAACTTCACGCGGAACCGAAATCATACTGCATATTGCAGAAGATTCTCTCGAATTTCTTGAAGAAGGAAGAATTTCAGGATTGTTGCAGAAATACAACAAATTTATGCCTGTTCCAATTAAATTCGGAACAAGAACTGAAACGCTTCCAAAACCGGAAAATGCTCCGGATGATTATGTAGCCGAGACTATTGAAGTGGATAACATCATCAATAATCCTAATCCGGCATGGACCAAACAACCGTCTGACCTTACGGATGAAGATTATAAGAATTTCTACAGAGAATTGTATCCGATGCAGTTTGAAGAACCGCTTTTCAATATCCATTTGAATGTTGATTATCCTTTTAACCTGACCGGTATTCTGTATTTCCCAAAAATGACAGGCGACCTGCAGATACAAAAAGACAAAATCCAACTGTATCAGAATCAGGTTTTCGTAACCGACAATGTAGAAGGAATCGTGCCTGAATTCCTGACCATGCTGAAAGGAGTTATCGATTCTCCGGATATCCCGTTAAACGTTTCACGTTCGTACCTGCAAGCTGACGGTGCCGTGAAAAAGATTTCCAATTACATTACCCGAAAAGTAGCCGACAAGCTAAAATCACTTTTTACTGAAAACCGTGAAGATTTTGAGCAAAAATGGAACGATATCAAAATTGTATTGGAATACGGAATGCTGTCTGAGCCTAAGTTTTACGAAAAAGCAGGCGCATTTGCATTATATCCAACCGTTGACGGCAAATATTATACGCTGGAGGAATTAAAAGAGAAAACAAAAGAAACGCAAACCGACAAAAATGGCAATCTTGTCATTTTATATGCTTCTAACACAGATGCTCAGCACAGTTATATAGCCGAAGCTCAGGCCAAAGGCTATGAAGTATTGCTTTTGGATTCGCCAATCATTTCACACCTTATCCAAAAATTGGAGGCTGATAATGAAAAGCTGACATTTGCGCGTGTTGATGCCGACCATATTAATAACCTAATCAAGAAAGAAGAAGAAACGATTTCCAAACTTTCTGATGAGGAAAAAGAAAAGCTTAAAACCGAACTGGAGGGCGTTATTTCGGATAAGAAATATTCTATCCAATTGGAAGCGTTAGACAGCCAGTCGGCGCCATTTGTGATTACACAACCCGAATTTCTTCGCCGTATGAAAGAAATGAGCCAGACCGGAGGTGGCGGTATGTTTGGAATGGGCAACATGCCGGAAATGTACAATCTGGTGGTTAACACCAACCATGAATTGGCTTCCAACATATTGAATTCTAAAGACAAGTCACATCAGGAAGCCTTGGTTAAACAAGCACTTGATTTGGCAAAACTGTCTCAAAACCTATTAAAAGGTGAAGAACTGACTGCTTTTGTAAAGAGAAGCTTTGAGTTGATTAAGTAAGATTTGGGATTTGAGATTGCAGATTTAAGATTGCAGATTTAAGATTGCAGATTCAAGATTGTAGGTTTAAGATTTAAGATTTGAGACTGCAGATTTCTGTTTCTCTGAATTTTCTATCATCTATTGTCTCTTCTCTATCATCTGCCACCTGCTATCTGCTATCTACCACCTGCTATCTAACTTTAAAAAAAACCTGCGAGATTTTCGCAGGTTTTTTTATTAATCACTTGTCACTCAATCAATAATCCATAACAGTACCGGCTTGTTTGTTTTTTGAAGCTTTTTATCAAGAACTTTCATAAAATCATCCGATACCGCCGGACAGCCCCAACTCAGGGGTGTATATTTCGGGAAGATTTCCGTATTGGAAATGGCACTCCAGGAATGCAGCACAATTATCCTGTCTACTGCATTGCTGTTTGTTTCTTCCAATCCATGCAGCCAATATTTTATCTTGATGCCCCAGGTACTGGAATCTCTCTTCCCTATCTTGTATTTTCCTTTTGACGAGCAGTGGCTATTGTCTTTATTGCTGAATTTCACCTTCTCCCATTTGGTATCGTTTACCTGACCTGCGTCGCAACTTCCATGTGTCACAAGTTTTTCATCACTAATTTTACCGGTTTTGAAATCATAAATGTAAAATCTGTTTTTACCGGAATGAACACTCAGATCGACCAGAAAATAATAGTCTTCGTTAAATTTCTCTTTTTTACAAAATGCCTTTGCTTCCTTGTGGAATGTCGCATAGTCGCGTTTTTTATTGTTCTTAACAGCAGCAGGTCCTTCACCACAACTAATTAAGTATAAGGACACAAACAGGAGGGTTCTTTGAATCATACTATTCTAATGGATTTTAATACAGCTATTGGCTATTACTTATTAACTATAATCCTGTTAAAATAGTATTATTTAATGACAAAAAAGCATTTGCAAAAAAACTATGCCTTATCTTTGCCCGCTTTTTAAAAATGAAAAAATGTTAGGAAATAGAGTACTAAAAGGAGTTCTTCTTGTAGGCTTAGGCGCTACAAGTTATGGAATGCTGGCCACTTTTGTAAAGATGGCTTATGGCGAAGGCTATACAACAGCCGAAGTCACTTCATCGCAGTTTTTGTTCGGAATTATAGGGATACTTCTCATCAATGCTTTTCAAAAATCGAGAAAAGACAACGTGGTGATTAAAGCCTCCAAAAAGAACATCACACATTTGATGATTGCCGGTACATCTACCGGGTTGACCAGTATCTTTTATTATCTTGCCGTTCGTTACATTCCTGTTTCTATAGGAATCGTATTGCTCATGCAGACCGTCTGGATGGGTGTTCTTTTAGAAATGTTTCTTGAAAAAAAGCTTCCTTCTGCTACAAAGATTGTTGCGGTTGTTATTGTATTGATTGGCACAGCTTTGGCCACAAACCTTATCAATACTGAAGCAGACTTAGACTGGCGCGGAATTGCCTGGGGATTAATGGCCGCGGCTTCTTTTACAACTACTATGTTTACGGCTAACAGAATTGCTGTTGGAATTTCATCGGCACAAAGAAGCCTTTATATGCTTTTGGGAGGCGGAATCATTGTACTTACGTTTGCACTGATTACCCAAAACACACCTTTTGATACGAGCATTTTCTTAAAATGGGGAATCGTACTTTCTCTATTTGGAACTATCATACCTCCAATGCTTTTAAATGCAGGATTTCCGCTTACAGGCATTGGATTAGGAAGTATTGTTTCTTCACTCGAACTTCCTGTTTCCGTGCTTATGGCCTTCTTTCTGCTTAATGAAGAAGTCGTATTTCTGCAATGGGTGGGCATTGTACTTATTATCCTCGCCATTGTCATTATGAATGTCAAATTCAGGAAACAAAAATCTTAATTATAATTTTATTATTTTCATAAACTGCCCGGATTTCGGGCAGTTTTTTTTTATTGTTTATCAGATTTCCTGCATTCCAAAAACCTTGCTTTATTTTTAAACGTATACAAAAAAATAATTGCATTACTTTGCATTGTCCTGAAAAGGCGCCCCAAAACAAATAATACCGCAAAATACTAATGGGAAAAATATCTCTAAAAACCACTATTGACATAACCTTCATTGTTATTGTCGCTTCTTTTGCAATTCTTGCCTACTCCATTCACAGCCGTTCACAATCTGTAAAGCAAAACAGGATGATTGTTAACCATACGAGCAACATCAACAGCGTTCTTGAAAAAGTGCTTTCCAGCACTATCGATATCGAAACAGGAGCACGCGGCTATACGATTACCGGAGATGAAAACTATCTGGAAGTATACAACCACGGCCATAAAAATCTTGAAATCTGGATTGATTCACTTCGTTCTATGAACGAAACCGATGAATACCAGAGCAAAAAACTTGATACGTTAGAAAAGCTAATCGAATCTAAGCAAAAAGTGAGCGCTATGGTAATCAAGACACGAAGGGAATATGGCATGGAAGAAGCCGCCGCTTTGATTAAAAAAGGCCGTGGTAAAGAAGTTATGGACTCCATAAGAAGGTCAATCCGTGATTATCAAAAACAGGCTGTACTCATCTTATCAGACAATCTTGCCCAGACAGAAGAAAATGTACAGGCACGAAACAACCGTTTCTTCTTGTTTATTTTTGTCACCTTTGGAATACTGATTTTTGCATATATAAAAATCAGACAAAACACCCAACGCCTGCTATTGGATAAAATCATTCAGGAAAATCTGATGGATGAGCTTACCATACAAAACCAACAGCTTAATGATTTCGCCAACATTACTTCACACAATCTTCGTTCGCCTGCTTCAAACATTACAGCCTTGATTGCCACTATTGAAAAGGACAGCCCAATTGAAGAGTATAAGACGATTTTTGAAATGCTTAGAAAGGTTGCGCAGAACCTGAACGACTCGCTAAACCAGTTGATGGAAGTACTACATATCAAAAAAAATAAAGTTGAAAAAGAACTATTGTCATTCCAACAGATTTATTCCAAGACAATTGAATCGCTGCAAGGTGAAATACTAAAATCCGGCGCAATTATTAAGGCCGATTTTAAAGAGGTAGCGGAAATAGCCTATTCCAGAATTTATCTGGAAAGCATTTTCCATAACCTTATCAGCAATGCTTTAAAATACAGGGCGCTGGAAAGAACACCGGAAATTACAATTCGTTCTGAAAGGAAAAATAATATTGTTTATCTTTATGTTATCGATAACGGACTTGGAATCGACCTGAACAAAAACGGTCACAAGATTTTTGGCATGAACCAGATTTTCCATAATCACCCGGAAGCCAAGGGCATCGGGCTTTTTATGACGAAAACACAAATCGAAAGCATGAAAGGAAAAATCACTGTAGCCAGCGAAGTCAATATCGGGACCACATTTACGGTCATGTTTGGAACATAAACTAAAATTGCAGGATATGAATGATATTGTCGATTATTTCTCAACCATTCCTTCACTCCATAGAGGACTTATATTGGTTGGTGGCATTGCAATCTTTTGGATGATTGAAAATGCATTTCCATTATTCCGGTTTAATTATAAAAAATGGAATCATGCGGGAATCAATATCTTTTTCACCCTGACTACCATAATCGTAAATTTCATTTTGGCTTTTATCCTGCTTCTGGCTTCGGAATGGGCATTGAAAAATAATTTCGGAGTCCTGGAATGGCTGCCGGAACTTCCCTTATGGCTTTACACGTTAACAGGATTATTGCTTCTTGACCTGATAGGGGCTTATCTGGCACATCTTGTACAGCATAAAACCCGTTGGCTCTGGCATTTCCACCTCATTCATCATACGGATACCTGGGTAGATACAACTACCGCAAACAGGCACCATCCGGGAGAAAGTGTTGTCCGTTTTGTATTTACGGCAGCAGCAGTATTAATAACAGGCGCTCCAATGTGGCTTGCTTTTTTATACCAATCACTGTCGGTTGTGTTTTCCCAATTCAATCATGCCAATATTTCGCTTCCGGAAAAACTTGACAAATACATCAGCTACATTATCGTTTCTCCTAATATGCATAAAGTACACCATCATTATGTCTTGCCTTATACTGACTCTAATTATGGCAACATCTTCTCTATATGGGACAGGCTTTTTGGTACGTTTTTGACACTCCCGAAAGAAAAAATTGTTTATGGTGTTGACACTCACATGGAAGCTTCTGAAAACAACCGATTGTCTAATTTAGTAGCTATCCCTTTTCAAAAACACCGGTCACCCCAGGTTCTTCCCGAAGAAAAAATTTAAGACCGCTTGAAAAAGTAATTATTTTTTTTATTAATATTGAGTAACAATTAAAAAACGTACAATTACTATTTATCTGAATTAATTTTCATGTAATGAAAAAAGGCAAAAACATTGAGCTGACTCGAGAGGAAAATGAAAAGCTTGTTACCTTGGCTTTGGAAGAAAGAAATCCTTTTGAGATTATTAAAAAAGAGTTAGGATTAGCCGAAAAGGATGTAATCGAAATAATGAAGAAAAGACTTACCGCAGATAAATTTGAGCTGTGGAAGAAAAAAGCAATGGCCAGCAAGCCAAAACCAAAACCGCCAAAGATTGATGATTTTGATGAAGATTTGGACGGAAAATACTACATCAAGAATAAATTTGATTAACATAAATACTTAAAAATATTCCTTCGTGGAATATTTTTTTTGCCTTTTCTCACAATAAAACAAAAACTAAAATTAATTTTATTTAAGTTTGTATAAACTTTATTAATATTTAATTAAATTAATTTTAGTTCATGACACCAAAACTCCCAATTCATTGCCCCAGTTGCAGTGACTCACTTTCCGTATCACAGTTGAAGTGCGGAAACTGCCAGACTACCGTTTCCGGTAACTATTCACTACCCTTTTATCTTCAGCTTTCTGAAGAGGAGCAGAATTTTATTCTTCAATTTTTTCTTAGCAGCGGCAGCCTTAAAGAAATGGCCGTTCAGATGGGCAATAGCTACCCAACTGTCAGGAACAAACTGGACGATATTATCGAAAAAATAAAAAAACTCAAATCCGGAAACCAATGAAGAAACTCCTACTCAACCCTTTTGAAAAAAATCCTGAAACCAGACTTTTTATTTTTGGGCTGGCAGTCACAGCAATCGGAAGTTATCTGGCCTATCTTTTTAACGGAAGATATGACGGCGTTATAGATTTACATTTTA
Protein-coding sequences here:
- a CDS encoding sterol desaturase family protein; translated protein: MNDIVDYFSTIPSLHRGLILVGGIAIFWMIENAFPLFRFNYKKWNHAGINIFFTLTTIIVNFILAFILLLASEWALKNNFGVLEWLPELPLWLYTLTGLLLLDLIGAYLAHLVQHKTRWLWHFHLIHHTDTWVDTTTANRHHPGESVVRFVFTAAAVLITGAPMWLAFLYQSLSVVFSQFNHANISLPEKLDKYISYIIVSPNMHKVHHHYVLPYTDSNYGNIFSIWDRLFGTFLTLPKEKIVYGVDTHMEASENNRLSNLVAIPFQKHRSPQVLPEEKI
- a CDS encoding EamA family transporter translates to MLGNRVLKGVLLVGLGATSYGMLATFVKMAYGEGYTTAEVTSSQFLFGIIGILLINAFQKSRKDNVVIKASKKNITHLMIAGTSTGLTSIFYYLAVRYIPVSIGIVLLMQTVWMGVLLEMFLEKKLPSATKIVAVVIVLIGTALATNLINTEADLDWRGIAWGLMAAASFTTTMFTANRIAVGISSAQRSLYMLLGGGIIVLTFALITQNTPFDTSIFLKWGIVLSLFGTIIPPMLLNAGFPLTGIGLGSIVSSLELPVSVLMAFFLLNEEVVFLQWVGIVLIILAIVIMNVKFRKQKS
- the htpG gene encoding molecular chaperone HtpG → MTTGKINVSVENIFPLIKKFLYSDHEIFLRELVSNATDATLKLKHLANIGEAKVEYGNPIIEVKVDKDGKKIHIIDQGLGMTAEEVEKYINQVAFSGAEEFLEKYKDSAKDSGIIGHFGLGFYSAFMVAEKVEIITKSYKDEPAAHWTCDGSPEFTLEPSDKTSRGTEIILHIAEDSLEFLEEGRISGLLQKYNKFMPVPIKFGTRTETLPKPENAPDDYVAETIEVDNIINNPNPAWTKQPSDLTDEDYKNFYRELYPMQFEEPLFNIHLNVDYPFNLTGILYFPKMTGDLQIQKDKIQLYQNQVFVTDNVEGIVPEFLTMLKGVIDSPDIPLNVSRSYLQADGAVKKISNYITRKVADKLKSLFTENREDFEQKWNDIKIVLEYGMLSEPKFYEKAGAFALYPTVDGKYYTLEELKEKTKETQTDKNGNLVILYASNTDAQHSYIAEAQAKGYEVLLLDSPIISHLIQKLEADNEKLTFARVDADHINNLIKKEEETISKLSDEEKEKLKTELEGVISDKKYSIQLEALDSQSAPFVITQPEFLRRMKEMSQTGGGGMFGMGNMPEMYNLVVNTNHELASNILNSKDKSHQEALVKQALDLAKLSQNLLKGEELTAFVKRSFELIK
- a CDS encoding murein L,D-transpeptidase catalytic domain-containing protein, which encodes MIQRTLLFVSLYLISCGEGPAAVKNNKKRDYATFHKEAKAFCKKEKFNEDYYFLVDLSVHSGKNRFYIYDFKTGKISDEKLVTHGSCDAGQVNDTKWEKVKFSNKDNSHCSSKGKYKIGKRDSSTWGIKIKYWLHGLEETNSNAVDRIIVLHSWSAISNTEIFPKYTPLSWGCPAVSDDFMKVLDKKLQKTNKPVLLWIID
- a CDS encoding DUF2089 family protein; amino-acid sequence: MTPKLPIHCPSCSDSLSVSQLKCGNCQTTVSGNYSLPFYLQLSEEEQNFILQFFLSSGSLKEMAVQMGNSYPTVRNKLDDIIEKIKKLKSGNQ
- a CDS encoding DUF2805 domain-containing protein, whose translation is MKKGKNIELTREENEKLVTLALEERNPFEIIKKELGLAEKDVIEIMKKRLTADKFELWKKKAMASKPKPKPPKIDDFDEDLDGKYYIKNKFD
- a CDS encoding lipocalin family protein, whose product is MKKLILFGVFALLFASCKTSSITNTKTDRSSQVAIKGNWVISSVSYPGSEYIKVNSFQLADSQCFVGSTWKFISNNNKGEMALTKMGCPAFSSPITWFVNKDGQFVLKVLDAGEKAKRVRDGYVLGVANQSENSFQLIDKIDVGGKLTDVVYQFTKVN
- a CDS encoding sensor histidine kinase — protein: MGKISLKTTIDITFIVIVASFAILAYSIHSRSQSVKQNRMIVNHTSNINSVLEKVLSSTIDIETGARGYTITGDENYLEVYNHGHKNLEIWIDSLRSMNETDEYQSKKLDTLEKLIESKQKVSAMVIKTRREYGMEEAAALIKKGRGKEVMDSIRRSIRDYQKQAVLILSDNLAQTEENVQARNNRFFLFIFVTFGILIFAYIKIRQNTQRLLLDKIIQENLMDELTIQNQQLNDFANITSHNLRSPASNITALIATIEKDSPIEEYKTIFEMLRKVAQNLNDSLNQLMEVLHIKKNKVEKELLSFQQIYSKTIESLQGEILKSGAIIKADFKEVAEIAYSRIYLESIFHNLISNALKYRALERTPEITIRSERKNNIVYLYVIDNGLGIDLNKNGHKIFGMNQIFHNHPEAKGIGLFMTKTQIESMKGKITVASEVNIGTTFTVMFGT